The nucleotide window TGAGTGATACGTCAGAACACCATTATGAGCGCTTAATTGATATTTTTAAGCGCTGTTTCAGTGAAGATTACAACACAATACTGGTTGCCGGTGACGATGAACCGTATTATCAGCCGGCATCGGAAGAGGGTGAACCGCATAAAGTGGTGTTTGCTCATGGCTTTTTTGCGTCAGCGCTGCACGAGACCGCGCATTGGTGTATAGCCGGTGAAGCGCGCCGAAAGCAGTTTGATTATGGCTACTGGTACGAGCCGGATGGGCGCAACGAAGCTCAGCAAAAGTCTTTTGAACAGGTTGAGCAAAAACCACAGGCGCTGGAATGGCTGTTTTCTTTGTGTTGCGGCTTTCCATTTCAGGTAAGTGTGGATCATTTAAATGGCGTTGAGGTAGACAGGCAGGCGTTTACAGAAAAAGTGGCTGCGCAGTTAAGTCGTTTACTGGAAGAAAATACCATACCGCCACGCGCGGCACAGTTTGCAAAAGCGCTCTGTCACGACTTTAATTGTAGCTGGCCAAACGGTCAATCCGTCAATTTTTAGTCCTTGATAAGGAGTTATCTATGTTTTTAAGAGCATTGTTAGTCACCGTTGCAATACTGGGGTTAAGCGCTTGTGAAACAATAGAAGGCGCTGGCCGCGACTTGCAAAATGCCGGTGAAGCGATTGAAGATGAGGCTGATGACGAGTAGTAATGGAAACAAGTAGTAGATTAACCGTTGGTTTTATTATTAATCCGTACGCGGGTATTGGTGGCGCCTTAGCTTTGAAAGGAAGCGATGGCGCCGATATTCGGGAAAAAGCATTGGCGGCCGGGGCTGAGAAAAAGGCTGCTAAAAGAGCTGAGACCGCATTAAAGTTACTGCAGCCATACAAACAGCAACTTCATTTTGTTACTGCCGATAATGAAATGGGCGCTGATAGCCTCAAAGCGCTGGGTTTTTCATTTGATTCGGTCTACAAAGCTTCTGAAACGCCATCCTCACCAGAAGATACAAAAAAAGCGGTGTCTGAAATAGTGACTCATGACGTCGATATTCTTTTATTCGCCGGCGGAGACGGTACTGCGCGCGATATCTATCAGGTGGTTCCCGAACAACAGTTAGTTCTGGGTATACCGGCTGGCGTTAAAATTCATTCGGGTGTGTACGCTATCAGTCCAACCGGCGCCGGGCGGGTTATTGAGAAGATCCTGCAAGGCGAGTTATCCAGTATTCATAACGCCGATGTAATGGATATTGATGAAGATGCTTTCAGAAAAGGCACAGTAAAGGCCCGCCGTTTCGGTGAAATGTCGGTACCAGCCGAACTTGAATACGTTCAGGCGGTAAAAATGGGCGGTAAAGAAAGCGACGAGATGGTACTGGATGATATTGCTGCTGAAGTAACTGAGCGCATTGACGACGAGCTTTTAGTCATGGGGTCTGGCTCTACAGTAGAAGCTATTATGCAGTCTATGGGTCACGAGAACACCTTGCTTGGTGTTGACTTAGTCCAGCAGAATAACCTGCTAGCCGGTGACGTAACCGAGAGCCGTTTATACGAAGCTGTGGCTCAGCGCGAAACCGGAAGCGTCAAATTGGTTATAACCTTAATTGGCGGGCAGGGACATTTATTGGGTCGTGGAAATCAGCAGTTAAGTCCTCGGGTTATTCGGCATATTGGCAAAGAGAACATTTGGGTGGTTGCCACTAAAACTAAGTTGCAGGCTCTGAATAACAAACCACTACGAGTCGATACGGGCGATTCTGAACTAGACCGTGAACTCTCAGGTACCATTCGGGTTATTACCGGCTACCACGACGAAGTTCTTATGCCGGTGGCAGCCGTGTATTAATTTCAGGCTTATTTAGAACTGAGTTTTCGGCATGTGTACAACTAAGCCGTCTAATTCGTCAGTGACTTCTATCTGACAGCTTAAGCGGCTATTGTCCTGCGGCTC belongs to Idiomarina sp. PL1-037 and includes:
- a CDS encoding ATP-NAD kinase family protein, giving the protein METSSRLTVGFIINPYAGIGGALALKGSDGADIREKALAAGAEKKAAKRAETALKLLQPYKQQLHFVTADNEMGADSLKALGFSFDSVYKASETPSSPEDTKKAVSEIVTHDVDILLFAGGDGTARDIYQVVPEQQLVLGIPAGVKIHSGVYAISPTGAGRVIEKILQGELSSIHNADVMDIDEDAFRKGTVKARRFGEMSVPAELEYVQAVKMGGKESDEMVLDDIAAEVTERIDDELLVMGSGSTVEAIMQSMGHENTLLGVDLVQQNNLLAGDVTESRLYEAVAQRETGSVKLVITLIGGQGHLLGRGNQQLSPRVIRHIGKENIWVVATKTKLQALNNKPLRVDTGDSELDRELSGTIRVITGYHDEVLMPVAAVY
- a CDS encoding elongation factor P hydroxylase — encoded protein: MSDTSEHHYERLIDIFKRCFSEDYNTILVAGDDEPYYQPASEEGEPHKVVFAHGFFASALHETAHWCIAGEARRKQFDYGYWYEPDGRNEAQQKSFEQVEQKPQALEWLFSLCCGFPFQVSVDHLNGVEVDRQAFTEKVAAQLSRLLEENTIPPRAAQFAKALCHDFNCSWPNGQSVNF
- a CDS encoding entericidin A/B family lipoprotein; protein product: MFLRALLVTVAILGLSACETIEGAGRDLQNAGEAIEDEADDE